One stretch of Mangifera indica cultivar Alphonso chromosome 9, CATAS_Mindica_2.1, whole genome shotgun sequence DNA includes these proteins:
- the LOC123226122 gene encoding glutathione S-transferase F11-like — protein sequence MVVKVFGPLNSGCTQRVLACLLEKEVAFEIVHIDLDQGEHKRPDFLVRQPFGKVPAVEDGDFRLFESRAIVRYYAAKYAERGANLLGKTLEERAVVDQWLEVEAHNFNDLIYTMVLQLVVLPPMGQPGDLALVHSCEQKLEKVFDIYEERLSKGKYLAGDSFTLADLTHLPSMRFLMNEAEMGHLITERKHVHEWWEDISSRPAWKKLMSLAGF from the exons ATGGTAGTAAAAGTTTTTGGTCCTTTGAATTCCGGTTGCACCCAGAGAGTTTTGGCTTGCCTGCTTGAAAAGGAAGTGGCTTTCGAAATTGTGCATATTGATCTCGATCAAGGAGAGCATAAGCGACCTGATTTTCTAGTTCGACAG CCGTTTGGGAAAGTTCCGGCTGTAGAAGATGGGGACTTTAGGCTCTTTG AGTCTAGGGCAATCGTAAGGTACTATGCAGCAAAGTATGCAGAGCGGGGTGCTAACCTACTGGGAAAGACATTAGAGGAGAGAGCTGTGGTGGATCAATGGCTTGAAGTGGAAGCTCACAATTTCAATGACTTGATTTATACGATGGTTCTTCAGCTTGTTGTGCTGCCACCAATGGGGCAGCCGGGGGACTTGGCCTTGGTCCATAGCTGCGAGCAGAAGCTTGAAAAAGTTTTCGATATTTATGAAGAAAGGCTGTCTAAGGGCAAATATTTGGCTGGAGATAGCTTCACATTGGCCGATTTAACCCACCTTCCAAGCATGAGGTTTCTCATGAACGAAGCAGAAATGGGGCACTTGATCACCGAGAGGAAACATGTTCATGAATGGTGGGAGGACATTTCTAGCCGCCCTGCTTGGAAGAAACTAATGAGCCTCGCTGGTTTCTAA